Proteins encoded together in one Candidatus Binatia bacterium window:
- a CDS encoding response regulator, translating to MNKRILLIEDNAQNRYLARFLLDARGWQVIEAEDGPSGLLLADRAEPAIILLDIQLPGMDGYAVARGLRENPRLAHVPIIAVTSYAMPGDREQCLAAGCTGYIEKPIDPERFADDVERYHPGHRS from the coding sequence ATGAACAAGCGCATCCTCCTCATCGAAGACAACGCCCAGAACCGCTACCTCGCGCGCTTCCTGCTCGACGCCCGGGGCTGGCAGGTGATCGAGGCCGAGGACGGGCCGAGCGGCCTGCTCCTTGCCGACCGTGCCGAACCGGCGATCATCCTGCTCGACATCCAGTTGCCGGGCATGGACGGCTACGCGGTGGCCCGCGGGCTGCGCGAGAACCCCCGCCTGGCCCACGTGCCGATCATCGCCGTCACCTCCTATGCGATGCCGGGCGACCGCGAGCAATGCCTGGCCGCCGGCTGCACCGGCTACATCGAGAAACCGATCGATCCCGAACGCTTCGCC